One Drosophila willistoni isolate 14030-0811.24 chromosome XL unlocalized genomic scaffold, UCI_dwil_1.1 Seg142, whole genome shotgun sequence genomic region harbors:
- the LOC6652903 gene encoding uncharacterized protein LOC6652903, whose protein sequence is MLLAFLLLLLVAGPLGGDSQVLVTGIRPRQIAVLKNGQIQVVQHLETSTVTAESVRQLWNNRTINLAQPLRRPTTGVSPLKD, encoded by the coding sequence ATGCTTTTGGCCTTCCTTTTGTTGCTCCTAGTGGCGGGTCCTTTGGGAGGCGATAGCCAAGTGCTGGTCACAGGcattcgaccgcgtcaaataGCCGTGCTGAAGAATGGCCAAATTCAGGTAGTCCAACATCTGGAGACGAGCACAGTGACCGCAGAATCGGTGAGGCAGCTATGGAACAATCGAACTATTAATTTGGCCCAACCTCTACGCCGTCCAACTACCGGTGTTTCACCGCTGAAGGATTAA